Below is a genomic region from Mycolicibacter hiberniae.
ACCAGACGACCGGACGGTGCGCGCCGAAATGACGAGACCGAAACTGCCGCGGATCACCGTCAAGCCGCTGGCCGAACGTAACCGGCCCGCGGTCGGCGTCGCCGGAATACTCTTCGTGGTCGCCCTGGTGGTCGCGGTCTTCAGCTACGACAGGCTGCCGTTCATCAAGGGCACGTCCGACTACGCCGCCTACTTCACCGAGGCCGGTGGCATCAAGTCCAACAGCGACGTACGCGTGTCAGGACTCGATGTCGGCCGGGTGGTCGGTCTACGGCTGGAGGGCGACCGAGTCCGGGTGACGTTCACCGTCCGCAGGGGAGTCGAGCTGGGCGAGCGGACCGAAGCCGCGATCAAGACCGAGACGGTGCTGGGCAACAAATTCCTGGAACTGACACCGCGCGGCGACGGCCGGCTCACGGGTCCGATACCGGTGGAACGCACGACTTCCCCCTACGACCTGCCGGATGCCTTGGGAGATCTGACCGCGGTCATCAGCGGCTTGGACACCACGCAGTTGTCCTCGGCGCTGACCACTTTGGCGGAGACCTTCAAAGACACGCCACCGGACCTCAGGATGGCGCTGCAGGGCGTGGCTCGCTTTTCGGACACCCTCGACAAACGCGACGCCACCCTGCGTCAGTTGCTGGCCGACGCCAACAAGGTCACCGGGGTGCTGGCGCAACGCAGTGAGCAGATCGCCGGCTTGGTCGCAAACAGCAATGCCCTGCTGAGCGAGCTGTTGTCACAACGCAATTCCGTCGACGCGTTGATGACCAACCTTACTGCGGTATCGCGACAGGTGTCGGCCGTGGTCGACGACAACCGACAGCAACTCAAACCCGCGGTGGACAAACTCAACGGCGTCCTGGAGGTTCTCGACAACCGCCGAGCCGAACTGCAACGCACCCTCTACCTGTTTCGCCGCTACGCCATGTCGTTCGGCGAGGTGCTGGGTTCGGGACCGTTCTTCAAGGCGTCAGTGGTGAACCTGATTCCGGGCCAGTTGGCCCAGCCGGCCATCGAAGCCGCCTTCTCCGACCTGGGCCTGGATCCCAACGTGCTGTTGCCCTCCCAGCTGAACGATCCGCCCGTCGGCCAGCCGGGCACGCCGCCACTGCCGATGCCGTTTCCCCGCACCGGGCAGGGCGGCGAGCCCAATCTGACGTTGCCGGACGCCATCACCGGCAATCCCGGAGACCCGCGCTATCCCTACCGGGAGCCGTTGCCGGCGCCGCCACCGGGCGGGCCACCCCCGGGCCCGCCGGCGCTCGGCCCGGCGGCGGACGGGGGGAGCTGACATGAGCACCCAATTCGTGGCCGGTGCGCACCTGCCGGCCAATCGCGTGCGACTGCTGCGGCTGGGCATCGCAACTGTGCTGGTGTCGAGCCTTGTCCTCGCGCTGTTCCTGGTGTTCGGGCCGCCCCGCAAACACGTCTACACCGCCTACTTCGCCAACACCAACGGGCTCTACACCGGAGACGAAGTCCGCATCCTGGGGGTTGCCGTCGGCACCGTCGAGCGCATCGAACCGCTCCCGGACACCGCCAAGGTGACCTTCTCCGTCGACGCCCAGTACCAGGTGCCCGCCGATGTCCAAGCGGCGATCCTGTCGCCGTCGCTGGTCAGCGCCAGGGCGATTCAGCTCGTCCCGGCTTACACCGGTGGTCCCGAGCTGGCCGACGGTGCCAGCATCGGACCGGATCGCACAGCGGTTCCGGTCGAGTGGGACGACCTGCGTGAGCAGTTGGAGAAGCTCACCGATTCCCTGCAGCCGTCCGACGCCGAGGGCCGCAGTGCCGTCGGCGCCTTCGTCAACACCGCGGCGGCCAACCTTCGGGGGCAGGGCGATACCGCGCGCGAGACGGTGATCAAACTGTCGCAGGCGATGTCGGCGCTGGGGGATCACAGCACCGACATCTTCAGCACGGTCCGCAACATGCAACTGCTGGTCTCGGCGCTGACCTCCAGCAGCGACCTGCTGGCGTCGTTCAACGTCAACCTCGCCGATATCACCAGCCTGCTGAGCAATTCGCCCCGCGAGTTCGCCGACGCCATGACGGGTCTCGACGGTGCGGTCAAAGACCTGCGCGGCTTCATCGGTGAGAACCGGGAGGGCTTCGGCGTGACGGTCGACCACCTGGCGGCGATCACCAGCGCCCTCGACGAAAGCCGCGGCGACCTCAAACAGGTTCTGCACATCGCGCCATCGGTGTTCCAGAACTTCGTGAACATCTATCAACCGGCCCAGAGCGCGATCACCGGTGTGATGGCGCTCGGGAACTTCGCCAACACCGTCCAATTCATCTGCAGCGGAATCGAAGCCCTGGCACGGGCCAACTCGCTGCAGGCATCGAAGCTGTGCGTGCAGTACCTGGCGCCGATCATCAAGAACCGCCAGTACAACTTTCTGCCGATCGGCGGAAACCCGTTCGTGGGCACCGCGGCCCGGCCCAACGAAATCACCTACAGCGAAGACCGGCTCCGGCCCGATGCTGCGCAACAGCCGGCCGAGCCACCCCGGCAACCCATCGACCCCGAGCTGGGTCTGCCCGGCCTGCTGCTGCCCGCGTCACCCGAGGGCACCCCGTGAAGCGGCTCGCGATCATCGCGCTGGGCGTCGCCGTTGCCTGTGGGGCAAGCGGCTGCGAGTGGCGGGGGCTGAACTCGCTGAGCCTGCCGGGCACCGCAGGCACCGACGGCACCTACACGATCTCGGCCGAATTGCCTGACGTCGTGGTGATTCAGCAGAACTCCCGGGTTCGAGTCGCCGACGTCAACGTGGGCAACGTGACCAAGATCGAGGTCCAGGACTGGCATGCGCTGGTGACCATGCGCATCGACAACAGCGTGCACCTGCCGGCGAACAGCACCGCCAAGGTAGGTCAGACCAGCCTGCTCGGCTCCATGCATATCGAGTTGGCACCGCCGACCGACGAGCCGCCACGCGGTGAACTGCACGACGGTGCAGTCATCCCACTGTCGAGGGCCGCCACCTATCCGAGCACCGAGCAGACCCTGGCGTCGGTCTCACTGCTGCTCAACGGCGGCGGACTGGCTCAGCTGCAGGAGATCAACCAAAGCTTCGCTCGCGCCCTGGCGGGGCGCGAGAACGACATGCGCAGCCTGCTCACGCAGTTGGACACCTTTATCGCCGCGCTCAACGACCAGACCGATGACATCATCTCGGCCACCGAGAAGCTCAACGGTCTGGTCGGCCAGTTCGCCCAGCAGAACCCCACCGTCGAGCGGGCACTGACGACGATCCCGCAGGCATTGGGGGTGCTGGCCGAGGAACGCGCGAAGATCGCCGATGCCGCCGACGCACTCGGAAAGTTCAGTGCCATCGCCGTCTCCACCGTCAACCAGAGCAGGGAGGCCCTGGTGGCCAACCTGCGCAACATCGCCCCGGTGTTGCGCTCGCTGGCCGACGCCGGTCCGGCGCTGACGCAGGGGCTCGACTTCCTGTCCACCTATCCCTGGGTCAAGAGCAACATCCCCAATTGGTTTCGCGGCGACTTCGCCAACATCAGTCTGGTCGTGGACCTGACGTTGAGCCGGATCGACAGCGGTCTGTTCACCGGCACCCGCTGGGAAGGCGACCTCACCGAGTTGGAAATGCAGTGGGGCAGAACCGTCGGTCAGATGCCCAGCCCGTACACCGCAGGCAACCCGCTGGTCGCCCCCTACCACTTCGGGGGGTACTGAGGTGTTTCGGCTGTCTCGCACCGTGTGGACCCAGCTGGCGATCCTGGCGGCGGTCACCGTGATCGCCGGCGGGGTGATGGCGTTCGGCTTTGTCAAAGTTCCGGCGCTGTTCGGTATCGGTCGCTACACGGTGACCGTCGAACTTCCGGCGTCCGGCGGGCTGTACCCGACGTCGGTGGTGACCTACCGTGGCACCGAGATCGGCCGGGTCAGCACCATCGACGTCGACGCCGACGGGGTACGTGCGGTACTGAAACTCAATTCCTCGATCAAAGTTCCGGCACTGGTGACCGCCGCGGTGCACAGCCGCTCCGCGATCGGTGAACAGTTCCTCGAACTCACCCCCACCGGCGACGCCGCCGAGCACCGGATGCTGCGCGCCGGTGATGTGATCCCGGCGGACAGGGTACGGATTCCGGCCGACATCGCCAACCTGCTCGATGCCACCAACCGTGCGCTGCTGGCGATCCCGCCCGACGATCTGCGCACCGTCATCGACGAGGCGGACAAAGCGGTGGGCGGTCTGGGCGCGGAACTGGCACGCATCGTCGCCGGATCGACCTCACTGGCCATCGAAGGCGGCGAGGCCGCCCAGGCCTTCGCCCAGTTGA
It encodes:
- a CDS encoding virulence factor Mce family protein, coding for MKRLAIIALGVAVACGASGCEWRGLNSLSLPGTAGTDGTYTISAELPDVVVIQQNSRVRVADVNVGNVTKIEVQDWHALVTMRIDNSVHLPANSTAKVGQTSLLGSMHIELAPPTDEPPRGELHDGAVIPLSRAATYPSTEQTLASVSLLLNGGGLAQLQEINQSFARALAGRENDMRSLLTQLDTFIAALNDQTDDIISATEKLNGLVGQFAQQNPTVERALTTIPQALGVLAEERAKIADAADALGKFSAIAVSTVNQSREALVANLRNIAPVLRSLADAGPALTQGLDFLSTYPWVKSNIPNWFRGDFANISLVVDLTLSRIDSGLFTGTRWEGDLTELEMQWGRTVGQMPSPYTAGNPLVAPYHFGGY
- a CDS encoding MCE family protein yields the protein MTRPKLPRITVKPLAERNRPAVGVAGILFVVALVVAVFSYDRLPFIKGTSDYAAYFTEAGGIKSNSDVRVSGLDVGRVVGLRLEGDRVRVTFTVRRGVELGERTEAAIKTETVLGNKFLELTPRGDGRLTGPIPVERTTSPYDLPDALGDLTAVISGLDTTQLSSALTTLAETFKDTPPDLRMALQGVARFSDTLDKRDATLRQLLADANKVTGVLAQRSEQIAGLVANSNALLSELLSQRNSVDALMTNLTAVSRQVSAVVDDNRQQLKPAVDKLNGVLEVLDNRRAELQRTLYLFRRYAMSFGEVLGSGPFFKASVVNLIPGQLAQPAIEAAFSDLGLDPNVLLPSQLNDPPVGQPGTPPLPMPFPRTGQGGEPNLTLPDAITGNPGDPRYPYREPLPAPPPGGPPPGPPALGPAADGGS
- a CDS encoding MCE family protein, with protein sequence MSTQFVAGAHLPANRVRLLRLGIATVLVSSLVLALFLVFGPPRKHVYTAYFANTNGLYTGDEVRILGVAVGTVERIEPLPDTAKVTFSVDAQYQVPADVQAAILSPSLVSARAIQLVPAYTGGPELADGASIGPDRTAVPVEWDDLREQLEKLTDSLQPSDAEGRSAVGAFVNTAAANLRGQGDTARETVIKLSQAMSALGDHSTDIFSTVRNMQLLVSALTSSSDLLASFNVNLADITSLLSNSPREFADAMTGLDGAVKDLRGFIGENREGFGVTVDHLAAITSALDESRGDLKQVLHIAPSVFQNFVNIYQPAQSAITGVMALGNFANTVQFICSGIEALARANSLQASKLCVQYLAPIIKNRQYNFLPIGGNPFVGTAARPNEITYSEDRLRPDAAQQPAEPPRQPIDPELGLPGLLLPASPEGTP